In Acipenser ruthenus chromosome 58, fAciRut3.2 maternal haplotype, whole genome shotgun sequence, a genomic segment contains:
- the LOC117407606 gene encoding zinc finger protein 660-like, with translation MEPVHIKEESPALESVHIKEESPVLESVQIKEESPVLESVNFKRVSLNSKPLSSLQGSLPCPGCGESLNPEGNLETSPLHHCAGFVKTFRESGIPNGQQQTGTGKTPYNCHDDFGADFRHHSTVEHHQQVLKVQQDSKMEPVHIQEEFPELEPVHVKEKGDHIKTSSLQDSLSCTECGKTFSQLQNLKRHQRIHTGEKQYVCADCGKRFRRLGDLKIHKRIHTQEKPYVCTNCGKSFKRLADLKVHQRIHTGEKPYVCADCGKSFSQLGNLKIHMQIHIGEQPLSCSACGKSFRKLQNLKLHQRNHTGEKRYVCVDCGKSFSQSGHWKQHQRIHTGEKPHHCSDCGRSFRLMESLKMHQRIHTGEKSHICADCGKSFIQSSNLKIHQRIHTGEKPYVCDDCGKSFRRLGDLKDHQRIHTGEKPYVCADCGKSFSLSANLKKHQRIHTGEKRHVCADCGKSFIQSSNLKMHQRIHTEEKLYVCAGCGKSFRRLGDLKDHQRIHTGEKPHVCAGCGKSFRRLGDLKDHQRIHTGEKPYHCTHCGKSFTASGSLKRHKCKL, from the coding sequence ATGGAgccagtccatattaaagaggagagtcctgcactagaatcagtccacattaaagaggagagtcctgtactagaatcagtccaaataaaagaggagagtcctgtactggaATCAGTCAATTTTAAAAGGGTTAGTCTTAATTCTAAACCCTTAAGCAGCTTGCAGGGCTCTCTCCCCTGTCCTGGGTGTGGGGAGAGTTTAAATCCTGAAGGAAACCTTGAAACATCTCCTCTGCATCACTGTGCTGGATTTGTGAAGACTTTCAGGGAGTCAGGAATCCCGAATGGACAGCAGCAAACAGGCACTGGAAAGACACCATATAACTGTCATGACGATTTCGGGGCAGATTTCAGACACCACAGCACCGTGGAACACCACCAGCAAGTTCTGAAGGTACAGCAGGATTCAAagatggagcctgtccacattcaaGAGGAGTTTCCTGAACTAGAACCTGTCCATGTCAAAGAGAAGGGTGACCACATTAAAACAAGCAGCTTGCAGGACTCTCTGTCCTGTACAGAATGTGGAAAGACTTTCAgtcagttacaaaacctgaaacgtcaccagcgaatccacactggagagaaacaatacgtctgtgctgactgtgggaaaagATTCAGGAGACTGGGAGATCTTAAAATCCACAAGCGGATTCACACACaagagaaaccatatgtctgtactaactgtgggaagagtttcaagaGATTAGCTGATCTTAAAgtccaccagcgaattcacacaggagagaaaccatatgtctgtgctgactgtgggaagagtttcagtcagttaggaaactTGAAAATACACATGCAAATTCACATTGGAGAGCAACCACTTAGCTGTAGTgcatgtgggaagagtttcagaaagttacaaaacctgaaacttcaccagcgaaaccacactggagagaaacgatACGTCTGtgttgactgtgggaagagtttcagtcagtcaggccACTGGAaacaacaccagcgaattcacacaggagagaagccacatcactgttctgactgtgggaggagtttcaggcTGATGGAAAGCTTGAAAatgcaccagcgaatccacactggagagaaatcacatatctgtgctgactgtgggaagagtttcattcagtcaAGCAActtgaaaatacaccagcgaatccacacaggagagaaaccatatgtctgtgatgactgtgggaagagtttcaggagaTTAGGAGATCTTAAAgaccaccagcgaattcacacgggagagaaaccatatgtctgtgctgactgtgggaagagtttcagtctgtcagCCAacttgaaaaaacaccagcgaatccacacaggagagaaacgacatgtctgtgctgactgtgggaagagtttcattcagtcCAGCAACTTGAAAatgcaccagcgaatccacacagaGGAGAAACTGTATGTCTGTGCTggttgtgggaagagtttcaggagaTTAGGAGATCTTAAAgaccaccagcgaattcacacgggagagaaaccacatgtctgtgctggctgtgggaagagtttcaggagaTTAGGAGATCTTAAAgatcaccagcgaatccacactggggagaaaccttatcactgcacacACTGTGGGAAGTCTTTTACTGCTTCCGGTTctcttaaaagacacaaatgcaaGTTGTGA
- the LOC131724988 gene encoding zinc finger protein 300-like isoform X1: protein MDVSVSVSFFQDELASTIEHAVKAAVDTVLCQITKVVGGKFTEFRMEMAGKEKENESLKLRLEISESELKAVRECMNAADADIKQPLRNMNPDCNEQDFQRNENQGLFQVPKESHALPKSEAQEGPRIESVYTQEESFDRGWCASLKQVAKLTCVKDEEVPRLECVPIKEEFIEQECVSIAEEVPTENNVCTLEENNQLGSSLCDDCPPECELGFRAAKGNHTRVAPFPCADCGKSFSSLSQLKIHHRVHTGEKPYPCTECRRRFSRLTDLKRHQRIHTGEKPYHCTECEMSFTRSGSLQSHQRIHTGEKPYQCAECLNSFSHLSNLKRHHQIHARVEPYPFTEYGKKFSQLQTLEGHKRIHRISDTRGQLNPRITFD, encoded by the exons atggacgtcagcgtctccgtgtcgttctttcaagacgagctcgcctctaccatcgagcacgcagtgaaagcggctgtagacaccgtcttgtgccaaatcacaaaagttgtcggcggcaaattcactgaattccgaatggaaatggctggaaaggagaaagagaatgaaagtctgaagctgagattggaaatatcagagagcgagttgaaagcagtgcgggaatgcatgaacgctgcagatgcagacattaaacaacctctcagaaacatgaaccccgactgcaatgaacaagactttcagaggaacgagaaccagggattatttcaag TTCCCAAAGAGAGCCATGCTTTGcctaaatctgaagcacaggaggggccaaggatagaatcagtttacacacaagaggagtcctttgatcgggggtggtgtgcaagtctaaagcaggttgcaaagctgacatgtgttaaagatgaagaggtccctcgactggaatgtgttcctattaaagaggaattcatagaacaggaatgtgtctccattgcagaggaagttcctactgaaaataatgtctgtacacttgaggagaacaaccagctgggatccagcctgtgtgatgattgtccacctgaatgtgaactgggatttagag CTGCTAAAGGGAATCACACAAGAGTGGCTccatttccctgtgctgattgtgggaagagtttcagtagttTATCACAGCTTAAAATCCACCAccgcgttcacacaggagagaaaccttatcccTGCACTGAGTGCAGGAGGAGATTCAGTCGTTTAACAgatcttaaaagacaccagcgcattcacacaggagaaaaaccttatcactgcactgagtgcgAGATGAGTTTCACGCGATCAGGAagtcttcaatcacaccagcgcattcacacaggagagaaaccttatcaatGTGCTGAATGTCTGAACAGTTTCAGTCACTTATcaaaccttaaaagacaccatcagATTCACGCAAGAGTGGAGCCCTATCCCTTCACTGAATATGGAAAGAAGTTCAGTCAGTTACAGACGCTTGAAGGACACAAGAGAATTCACAGGATTTCAGACACTAGAGGACAGCTAAACCCGAGGATAACATTTGATTAA
- the LOC131724988 gene encoding uncharacterized protein LOC131724988 isoform X2, producing the protein MDVSVSVSFFQDELASTIEHAVKAAVDTVLCQITKVVGGKFTEFRMEMAGKEKENESLKLRLEISESELKAVRECMNAADADIKQPLRNMNPDCNEQDFQRNENQGLFQDG; encoded by the exons atggacgtcagcgtctccgtgtcgttctttcaagacgagctcgcctctaccatcgagcacgcagtgaaagcggctgtagacaccgtcttgtgccaaatcacaaaagttgtcggcggcaaattcactgaattccgaatggaaatggctggaaaggagaaagagaatgaaagtctgaagctgagattggaaatatcagagagcgagttgaaagcagtgcgggaatgcatgaacgctgcagatgcagacattaaacaacctctcagaaacatgaaccccgactgcaatgaacaagactttcagaggaacgagaaccagggattatttcaag acggctaa